One Nicotiana tomentosiformis chromosome 4, ASM39032v3, whole genome shotgun sequence genomic window carries:
- the LOC138910539 gene encoding uncharacterized protein, with protein MTIKLVLRVFTWNIISAYAPQAGLDEEVNRCFCEDLDEMVRGIPHTEKCFIGGDFKGHIRATSEGYDDVDGGFGFGDRNRGRTSLLDFARVFDLVIANSSFPKKRDHLVTFQSSVAET; from the coding sequence ATGACTATTAAGCTAGTTCTTAGAGTTTTTACTTGGAACATAATCAGTGCGTACGCACCCCAAGCAGGCTTGGATGAAGAAGTCAATAGGTGTTTCTGTGaggatttggatgagatggtgcGTGGTATCCCGCATACCGAGAAGTGTTTCATAGGAGGAGATTTCAAAGGCCACATTCGAGCGACGTCTGAGGGATATGATGATGTGGATGGTGGCTTTGGCTTTGGAGATAGAAATAGAGGAAGAACATCTCTGCTGGACTTTGCTAGAGtatttgatttggtgatagcaaactcgagtttCCCGAAGAAGAGGGACCACTTGGTCACCTTCCAAAGTTCGGTGGCTGAGACTTAA